From the Thermococcus guaymasensis DSM 11113 genome, one window contains:
- a CDS encoding GbsR/MarR family transcriptional regulator gives MSVREAKRIMMEHFARTSRKFGLSELYGYIYGLLFFEDEPMSLREIAERTGYSLSHVSSALKFLESIGLVTRIKKPGDRKAYYTSTKNIQEWRREAYYRKIEEDVKEMRESLLKALAELEGDESEEAMKLKKRIRAVLQKNIIAEKIVKILSEGDDELLETLIECLKNRSKKWAQKSSE, from the coding sequence GTGAGTGTGAGGGAAGCCAAGCGCATAATGATGGAGCACTTCGCGAGAACATCACGAAAGTTCGGTCTGAGCGAGCTTTACGGCTACATCTACGGCCTGCTCTTCTTTGAGGACGAACCCATGAGCCTCAGAGAAATAGCGGAGAGAACCGGATACTCCCTTTCCCACGTTAGCAGCGCCCTCAAGTTCCTTGAAAGCATCGGGCTGGTGACGAGAATAAAAAAGCCCGGGGACAGGAAGGCATACTACACCTCAACAAAGAACATTCAGGAATGGCGTCGCGAGGCATACTACCGAAAAATCGAGGAAGACGTAAAGGAGATGAGAGAGAGCCTCCTGAAGGCCTTGGCGGAGCTGGAAGGGGACGAGAGCGAGGAAGCAATGAAACTCAAAAAGAGAATAAGGGCCGTCCTCCAGAAGAACATCATAGCCGAGAAAATCGTCAAAATACTTTCAGAAGGTGACGATGAACTTCTGGAGACTCTAATTGAATGTCTCAAAAACCGGAGCAAGAAATGGGCGCAAAAAAGTTCTGAGTAA
- a CDS encoding deoxyribonuclease IV, with protein MFKVDRLRFGTAGIPLSTPKRSTINGITHVRNLGLDAMELEFVRGVNLKPELAKKIKYVAKKHDVLLTAHAPYYINLNASEKAKVEASKRRIIQSAERLHQAGGWSVVFHAGYYLKQDPAKAYNRIRDALKEIERELMDRGIKVWIRPELTGKPTQFGDLKEIVKLSEELEIVLPAIDFAHAHARKGGKCNSAEEWREMLAFIEDRLGREALDNMHIHMSGIEYTDKGEKRHLNLRESDMNWEDLLRILKEFRVKGVVISESPNIEEDALLMKKKYEEIKI; from the coding sequence ATGTTCAAAGTTGACAGGTTGCGTTTCGGAACCGCTGGGATACCGCTCTCAACGCCCAAGCGCTCAACGATAAACGGCATTACCCACGTGAGGAACCTCGGGCTCGATGCGATGGAGCTGGAGTTCGTCAGGGGGGTTAACCTCAAGCCTGAACTCGCGAAGAAAATCAAGTACGTCGCCAAAAAGCACGACGTCCTGCTCACGGCTCACGCGCCCTACTACATCAACCTCAACGCGAGCGAGAAGGCAAAGGTTGAAGCCAGCAAGAGGAGGATAATTCAAAGTGCAGAGAGGCTTCATCAGGCGGGTGGCTGGAGCGTCGTCTTCCACGCCGGCTACTACTTGAAGCAGGACCCCGCGAAGGCCTATAACAGGATTAGGGACGCGCTGAAGGAGATTGAGAGGGAGCTCATGGACCGGGGAATAAAGGTGTGGATAAGGCCAGAGCTGACCGGAAAGCCAACCCAGTTCGGCGATTTGAAGGAGATAGTGAAACTCAGCGAGGAGCTTGAGATCGTTCTGCCGGCAATAGACTTTGCCCACGCGCACGCGAGGAAGGGGGGCAAGTGCAACTCCGCCGAGGAGTGGCGTGAGATGCTGGCCTTCATTGAGGATCGCCTTGGCAGGGAAGCTTTGGACAACATGCACATACACATGAGTGGCATCGAGTACACAGATAAAGGTGAGAAGAGGCACCTGAACCTCCGGGAGAGCGACATGAACTGGGAAGACCTGCTGAGGATTCTCAAGGAGTTCAGGGTCAAGGGCGTAGTCATAAGCGAAAGCCCCAACATCGAGGAGGACGCTTTGCTGATGAAAAAGAAATATGAGGAGATAAAGATCTAA
- a CDS encoding DNA repair protein Rad50: MKLKKLLNLYKELKARHEEKLKKLTEEYSRRLDLLIHDILTSLDELSKKEPPGNVDPHLLKIALRERKAYVSTLRRILESVSSMDDLGRKLGELSKLHVGHGRYLLAIFEKDVYKINRLLKELGELYTEYSAEIAKLKLPEVDPNRTIEEIEKTKTEIRELEEELEKIRESISELEMIPVNKDELERISRERESLEVRARTLETEVRSKASKLQKPLKRMRLPEAAPFLRDSSYAVEHPEEFLELVKKIYPNLNGKSRKAADWILNNFPAKIEELRRVKAELSGIKEREAELMASSSGRLRELEGLRRRAHEIEDELKKLRNRLESLEEELQLESEVLRALLKREQQA, from the coding sequence GTGAAGTTGAAGAAACTTCTGAACCTGTACAAGGAGCTGAAAGCAAGGCATGAAGAGAAGCTCAAAAAACTAACTGAGGAGTATTCCAGAAGGCTCGACCTTCTGATTCACGATATCCTTACCAGTTTGGATGAACTCAGCAAGAAAGAACCGCCTGGGAACGTTGACCCTCACCTGCTGAAGATCGCTCTCAGGGAGAGGAAAGCCTACGTCTCAACTCTTCGACGGATCCTTGAAAGCGTTTCCTCCATGGATGACCTCGGTCGAAAGCTCGGAGAACTTTCGAAGCTCCACGTTGGCCACGGCAGATACTTGCTGGCAATTTTTGAGAAGGACGTCTACAAGATAAACCGCCTCCTTAAGGAGCTGGGGGAGCTGTACACCGAGTACTCGGCTGAGATAGCGAAGCTGAAACTTCCAGAGGTTGATCCAAACAGGACCATTGAAGAAATCGAAAAAACGAAGACGGAGATAAGGGAACTGGAAGAAGAGCTTGAAAAGATCAGGGAGAGTATCTCGGAGCTGGAGATGATTCCGGTCAACAAGGATGAGCTGGAGCGAATTTCGCGCGAAAGAGAGTCGCTTGAGGTTCGCGCTAGAACACTTGAAACCGAGGTCCGTTCCAAAGCCTCGAAGCTTCAGAAACCACTCAAAAGGATGCGCCTTCCAGAGGCCGCTCCTTTTTTAAGGGACTCCTCCTATGCCGTTGAGCATCCGGAGGAATTTCTGGAGCTCGTCAAAAAGATCTATCCAAACCTCAACGGGAAAAGCCGGAAAGCTGCCGACTGGATTTTAAATAACTTCCCGGCAAAGATTGAGGAACTTCGGAGGGTTAAGGCCGAGCTTTCGGGGATAAAGGAGAGGGAAGCTGAGCTAATGGCTTCATCCTCCGGTAGACTCAGGGAGCTTGAAGGCCTCAGAAGACGGGCCCATGAGATTGAGGACGAACTTAAAAAACTCCGCAACAGGTTGGAATCTCTGGAAGAGGAACTACAACTGGAGAGTGAGGTTCTCAGGGCTCTGCTTAAGAGAGAACAGCAAGCTTAA
- a CDS encoding DUF373 family protein, protein MKVLVLAIDRDDDFGKKAGVEGPVIGKGKCIDAALKLSLADPEDSDANVVYAAVKLYDELKKSGEFEDVEVALITGHPDVGVKSDIELGRQLDIVLKKFPADGVIPVTDGAEDEQVFPILSSRLPIVSSKRVVVKQNETIETTYYVIYRYIKEILSDPEASRVFLGIPGLIFLLYGIGKLISLSYPQSMNIISNVVAGIILLFIGGYAFTRGFRIQVFRALTNEFIQLIFGVSGLLIITAGMVNAYVNIDTYAVQLMGYVPEPGPIKFILYIHSINTTVIIGIGVVLVGRIIQAYLRRNPHIWYNIAGILILPTFWIIIDVTTRYALGVVNFHSFGTILEILGAFVDVIFSVVASTFIRRYFISWASGGNSEVEETSEPVQGAESKA, encoded by the coding sequence ATGAAAGTTCTCGTGCTGGCCATCGATAGGGATGATGATTTTGGTAAAAAGGCGGGTGTGGAGGGCCCCGTTATAGGTAAGGGTAAATGCATCGATGCCGCCCTAAAGCTAAGCCTCGCCGATCCGGAAGATAGCGACGCCAACGTTGTTTATGCCGCCGTCAAGCTCTATGACGAGCTGAAAAAAAGCGGTGAGTTTGAGGATGTAGAAGTTGCCCTTATCACCGGACATCCAGATGTCGGAGTTAAGAGCGATATTGAGCTGGGCCGGCAGCTGGATATTGTCCTGAAAAAGTTTCCCGCAGACGGAGTTATTCCCGTGACGGACGGAGCCGAAGATGAACAGGTTTTTCCGATACTCTCATCTCGTCTGCCGATAGTTTCCTCGAAGAGAGTCGTTGTTAAGCAAAATGAGACCATCGAGACCACGTATTACGTGATCTATAGATACATTAAGGAGATCTTAAGTGATCCAGAGGCGTCGAGGGTTTTCCTTGGAATTCCCGGTCTTATATTCCTTCTGTATGGAATAGGCAAGTTAATCTCCCTGAGCTATCCTCAGAGTATGAACATAATTTCGAATGTGGTTGCAGGCATTATACTGCTGTTCATCGGCGGATACGCCTTCACGAGGGGATTTCGTATCCAGGTATTTAGGGCTCTCACGAATGAGTTCATTCAGCTCATTTTCGGTGTTTCAGGCCTGCTCATCATTACTGCTGGTATGGTGAATGCCTACGTTAACATAGATACATATGCCGTTCAGCTCATGGGGTATGTTCCCGAGCCTGGCCCGATAAAGTTCATTCTGTACATTCACTCAATAAACACGACAGTTATAATCGGAATTGGAGTGGTGCTTGTTGGCCGCATAATTCAGGCCTATCTTCGGAGAAATCCGCACATCTGGTATAACATCGCGGGCATACTTATACTGCCGACCTTCTGGATAATAATTGATGTGACAACAAGGTATGCACTTGGGGTAGTGAATTTCCACTCTTTTGGGACTATACTGGAAATCCTTGGCGCTTTCGTCGACGTCATCTTTAGCGTGGTAGCCTCAACGTTCATAAGGAGGTATTTCATATCTTGGGCAAGTGGTGGTAATAGTGAAGTTGAAGAAACTTCTGAACCTGTACAAGGAGCTGAAAGCAAGGCATGA
- a CDS encoding MTH1187 family thiamine-binding protein, with protein sequence MVIVEFVIVPLGETSLSKYVAEVVKLLKAKGIKYQLTPMSTIIEVGTVREAFDVIEEAHELMFRLGAKRVSTTIRIDDRRDKAVHMEDKVRSVLEKARGG encoded by the coding sequence GTGGTCATCGTGGAGTTTGTAATAGTTCCCCTTGGAGAAACGAGTTTGAGCAAATACGTGGCGGAGGTAGTAAAGCTTTTAAAGGCGAAGGGTATTAAGTATCAGTTGACGCCGATGTCAACGATAATTGAGGTAGGTACTGTAAGAGAAGCCTTCGATGTGATCGAGGAGGCGCATGAGCTTATGTTCCGGCTCGGCGCCAAACGGGTCTCGACCACTATAAGAATTGATGATCGCCGGGATAAAGCCGTCCACATGGAGGATAAAGTCAGATCCGTCCTGGAAAAGGCCCGTGGGGGATAG
- a CDS encoding TIGR00296 family protein gives MYRIKNEWGAFLVRLARRAVEEYVRNRRVIDPPEDTPSELWEKMGVFVTLNRYKAPPQTALRGCIGFPLPVYPLVEATIKAAIHAAVEDPRFPPVRPKELDELTVEVSVLTPPEPIEGPPEERPRKIKVGRDGLIVEKGIYSGLLLPQVPIEWGWDEEEFLAQTCWKAGLPPDCWLDPDTKVYRFTAEIFEEEWPRGPVRRKPLV, from the coding sequence ATGTACCGGATCAAGAACGAGTGGGGTGCCTTCCTCGTCAGGCTCGCAAGGAGGGCCGTGGAGGAGTACGTGAGGAACAGGAGGGTAATAGACCCTCCTGAGGACACTCCATCCGAACTCTGGGAGAAGATGGGCGTCTTCGTAACGCTCAACCGCTATAAGGCTCCGCCACAAACCGCGCTCCGCGGGTGCATAGGCTTCCCGCTCCCGGTTTATCCGCTGGTCGAGGCGACGATTAAAGCGGCAATTCATGCCGCCGTTGAAGACCCGCGCTTCCCACCGGTCAGACCCAAGGAGCTAGATGAGCTCACCGTCGAGGTCAGCGTTCTAACTCCTCCCGAACCCATCGAGGGCCCGCCCGAGGAGAGGCCGAGGAAGATAAAGGTCGGCAGGGACGGCCTGATAGTCGAGAAGGGCATCTACTCGGGCTTACTGCTCCCGCAGGTGCCGATAGAGTGGGGCTGGGACGAGGAGGAGTTCTTAGCTCAGACCTGCTGGAAGGCCGGCCTACCACCCGACTGCTGGCTTGACCCAGATACAAAGGTCTACCGCTTCACCGCGGAGATTTTCGAGGAGGAGTGGCCGAGGGGGCCGGTGAGGAGGAAACCGCTGGTTTAA
- a CDS encoding ABC transporter ATP-binding protein has translation MIKVENLSILYRVNGREFLGLKNFSGEFMEGEIGVIFGPSGSGKTSLLLSIGTLLRPAEGRVLYDGVDVYSLLEKKVRELRKNLGISFQEPTFVNVLSVWENIELGLYASGRLNEEFKKRARELAETLGIAQILNKKPNEISGGEARRAAIVRALAHDPRTILLDEPTAYLDAGSAEKLIEILREERERGKILILTTHDPVLEKVADRRFTLQYGMPVGTET, from the coding sequence ATGATCAAGGTGGAGAACCTGAGCATCCTCTACCGGGTTAACGGTAGGGAGTTCCTGGGCCTAAAAAATTTCAGCGGCGAGTTCATGGAGGGTGAGATCGGCGTGATTTTTGGACCGAGTGGTAGCGGTAAGACCAGTTTACTGCTCAGCATAGGGACTTTACTGAGGCCCGCAGAGGGGAGAGTACTGTACGATGGAGTTGACGTGTACTCGCTACTGGAAAAGAAAGTGCGCGAGCTCAGGAAAAACCTGGGCATTTCCTTCCAGGAGCCGACTTTCGTAAACGTGCTGAGCGTCTGGGAGAACATTGAATTGGGTCTGTATGCTTCCGGCAGGCTCAACGAAGAATTCAAAAAACGAGCCAGAGAACTGGCGGAGACACTCGGCATAGCACAAATTCTCAACAAGAAGCCAAACGAAATCAGTGGGGGAGAAGCAAGAAGGGCAGCGATAGTGAGGGCATTGGCCCATGATCCCCGAACCATACTCTTGGACGAGCCAACCGCTTACTTAGACGCCGGCTCAGCGGAGAAACTTATAGAAATACTCCGAGAGGAGAGAGAACGCGGAAAGATCTTGATCCTAACGACCCACGACCCCGTCCTCGAAAAAGTGGCGGACAGAAGGTTTACGCTGCAGTATGGAATGCCAGTGGGCACGGAGACATAA
- a CDS encoding ABC transporter ATP-binding protein — MSDGWKITCEGLTVRYKTGESQTTALHEFNGSFVPGKITVVFGPSGSGKTTLLKAVGTLLKPTEGRVGYNGKNPYELPKKELLALRREIGISFQQPVFVSQLTLWENIELVLNSSGKLNDDHRDLAVSLAKRLGIEKLLSKKPHEVSGGELRRASIVTALAKDPSVVILDEPTTYLDEESSERVVEILRELREKGKTIVVSTHDPELIRIADVTYRLRYGRVLDSAVT, encoded by the coding sequence TTGTCAGATGGCTGGAAGATCACCTGTGAAGGTCTCACCGTCAGGTATAAAACAGGAGAAAGTCAGACCACTGCACTCCATGAGTTCAACGGCTCCTTTGTTCCCGGAAAGATAACTGTCGTGTTTGGCCCAAGCGGCTCCGGAAAGACAACCCTGCTGAAGGCCGTTGGGACGCTTCTCAAACCGACTGAGGGTAGGGTGGGTTATAACGGGAAAAATCCCTACGAGCTCCCCAAGAAGGAACTGCTCGCCCTCAGGCGAGAAATCGGAATTTCCTTCCAGCAGCCGGTCTTCGTTTCCCAGCTCACCCTCTGGGAGAACATAGAGCTCGTCCTGAATTCCTCTGGTAAGTTGAACGATGACCACAGGGATCTGGCGGTCTCACTGGCGAAGCGGCTGGGCATTGAGAAACTGCTGTCGAAGAAGCCCCACGAGGTCAGCGGCGGCGAGCTCAGGAGGGCCTCGATAGTCACGGCCCTCGCGAAGGATCCCTCGGTCGTCATTCTGGATGAACCCACCACCTATCTGGACGAAGAGTCGTCAGAGCGGGTTGTAGAGATCCTCAGGGAGCTGAGGGAAAAGGGAAAAACGATCGTTGTCTCGACCCATGATCCTGAGCTTATCCGTATTGCGGACGTCACTTACAGGCTCAGGTACGGGAGAGTTTTAGATTCAGCAGTTACCTAG
- a CDS encoding RsmB/NOP family class I SAM-dependent RNA methyltransferase, whose protein sequence is MELFYRVSFQEVVADALSLVEERELSSKHALERVFRKVAGRDREKARGLAHAYVFEIEKWRAKIDFIINSVLKGSKVEDLDPYLANLLRIGTFEIHFRKVPPAIATDSVVRVVKERFDFSRAKFVNALMHSIEKFNVERALKRLKERDRVEWLSVRFSHPRWYVEYVIDLLGYDEAVRLLLSNNRPQRYYVRANTLKTDIDSLRDYLEENGVRTALTPVPDVLKVLDYKTPVTRLEWYREGKFVIQDLASAYVAHVLAPEPGERVLDLAAAPGSKTFHAAALMENKGEIVAVDYSYDRLMRMREKMKLLGIKNVKLVHADGQSFRDKAKFDRIILDAPCSSSGTYRQFPEVKWRFDGNKIKRIISVQRNMLRNAYENLRDGGEMTYSTCSIRIDEDEENVLFAIEKVGLELLDYDFSWGDRGFLEIGDEVFRAWTHRHDCNSFFIAKMGRQ, encoded by the coding sequence ATGGAGCTGTTTTACAGGGTGAGCTTTCAGGAGGTCGTTGCGGACGCTTTAAGCCTCGTGGAGGAGCGTGAGCTCTCCTCCAAGCACGCCCTTGAGCGGGTCTTCAGGAAAGTTGCGGGAAGGGACAGGGAGAAGGCGAGGGGATTGGCCCATGCCTACGTATTCGAGATTGAGAAGTGGAGGGCCAAGATAGACTTCATAATCAACTCGGTTTTGAAGGGTTCGAAGGTGGAAGACCTGGACCCCTATCTCGCTAATCTCCTCCGAATCGGGACGTTTGAAATCCACTTCCGGAAGGTTCCTCCCGCTATAGCTACCGACTCCGTCGTGAGGGTCGTCAAGGAACGCTTCGACTTTTCGAGGGCGAAGTTCGTCAACGCGCTGATGCACTCGATAGAGAAGTTCAACGTTGAGAGGGCCTTAAAACGGCTCAAGGAGAGGGATAGAGTTGAGTGGCTCTCTGTAAGGTTCTCCCACCCGCGCTGGTACGTCGAATACGTCATCGACCTCCTCGGCTACGATGAAGCGGTAAGGCTTCTCCTCAGCAACAACAGGCCGCAGAGATATTATGTCCGCGCGAACACTCTCAAGACAGATATTGATTCCCTCCGCGATTACCTTGAGGAAAACGGCGTGAGAACGGCCTTGACTCCAGTTCCAGACGTTCTGAAGGTTCTCGACTATAAAACTCCCGTGACGAGGCTTGAGTGGTACAGGGAAGGGAAGTTTGTGATTCAGGATTTAGCGAGTGCTTACGTTGCCCACGTTCTGGCCCCGGAACCGGGCGAGAGGGTTCTGGATTTAGCGGCGGCTCCAGGTTCAAAAACCTTCCACGCGGCGGCACTGATGGAGAACAAAGGCGAGATAGTCGCGGTGGACTACTCCTACGACAGGCTGATGCGCATGAGGGAGAAGATGAAGCTCCTCGGAATCAAGAACGTCAAGCTCGTCCACGCCGACGGCCAGAGCTTTAGGGACAAGGCCAAGTTCGACAGGATAATCCTCGACGCGCCGTGCTCGAGCTCGGGAACCTACAGGCAGTTCCCCGAGGTCAAGTGGCGCTTCGACGGGAACAAGATTAAGCGCATAATAAGCGTCCAGAGGAACATGCTCCGCAACGCCTACGAGAACCTCCGCGATGGCGGGGAGATGACCTACTCGACGTGCTCAATCAGGATTGATGAAGACGAGGAGAACGTGCTCTTCGCAATTGAAAAAGTCGGGCTTGAACTGCTGGACTACGACTTCAGCTGGGGCGATAGGGGCTTCCTCGAAATCGGCGATGAGGTCTTCCGCGCGTGGACGCACAGGCACGACTGCAACAGCTTCTTCATAGCGAAGATGGGCAGGCAGTAA
- a CDS encoding DNA polymerase, whose amino-acid sequence MILDTDYITENGKPVIRVFKKENGEFKIEYDRTFEPYFYALLKDDSAIEDVKKVTAKRHRTIVKVKRAEKVQKKFLRRPIEVWKLYFNHPQDVPAIRDKIRAHPAVVDIYEYDIPFAKRYLIDKGLIPMEGDEELTMLAFDIETLYHEGEEFGTGPILMISYADGSEARVITWKKIDLPYVDVVSTEKEMIKRFLRVVKEKDPDVLITYNGDNFDFAYLKKRCEKLGIKFTLGRDGSEPKIQRMGDRFAVEVKGRIHFDLYPVIRRTINLPTYTLEAVYEAVFGKPKEKVYAEEITEAWESGEGLERVARYSMEDAKVTYELGREFFPMEAQLSRLIGQSLWDVSRSSTGNLVEWFLLRKAYERNELAPNKPDERELARRRESYAGGYVKEPERGLWENIVYLDFMSLYPSIIITHNVSPDTLNREGCREYDVAPEVGHKFCKDFPGFIPSLLGDLLEERQKIKRKMKATIDPLEKKILDYRQRAIKILANSYYGYYGYAKARWYCRECAESVTAWGREYIETTIREIEEKFGFKVLYADTDGFFATIPGANAETVKKKAREFLKYINAKLPGLLELEYEGFYLRGFFVTKKKYALIDEEGKITTRGLEIVRRDWSEIAKETQARVLEAILKHGDIEEAVRIVKEVTEKLSKYEVPPEKLVIHEQITRDLRDYKATGPHVAVAKRLAARGVKIRPGTVISYIVLRGSGRIGDRAIPADEFDPTKHKYDAEYYIENQVLPAVERILRAFGYRKEDLRYQKTKQVGLGAWLKVKGRK is encoded by the coding sequence ATGATTCTCGATACCGACTACATCACCGAGAACGGGAAGCCCGTGATAAGGGTCTTCAAGAAGGAGAACGGCGAGTTTAAAATCGAGTACGACAGAACATTCGAGCCCTACTTCTACGCCCTCCTGAAGGACGATTCGGCAATAGAAGACGTGAAGAAAGTAACCGCCAAAAGGCACAGAACGATCGTCAAGGTGAAGCGCGCCGAGAAGGTGCAGAAGAAGTTCCTCAGGAGGCCGATAGAGGTCTGGAAGCTCTACTTCAACCATCCTCAGGATGTTCCGGCAATTCGAGATAAGATACGCGCCCATCCAGCCGTTGTGGACATCTACGAGTACGACATACCCTTCGCCAAGCGCTACCTCATAGACAAGGGTCTGATTCCGATGGAGGGCGACGAGGAGCTCACTATGCTCGCTTTCGACATCGAGACGCTCTACCATGAAGGTGAGGAGTTTGGCACGGGGCCGATTCTCATGATAAGCTACGCCGACGGGAGCGAGGCAAGGGTGATAACCTGGAAGAAGATTGACCTTCCGTACGTTGACGTCGTTTCGACCGAGAAGGAGATGATTAAGCGCTTTTTGCGGGTTGTCAAGGAGAAGGATCCCGACGTGCTCATCACCTACAACGGCGACAACTTCGACTTCGCTTATCTAAAAAAGCGCTGTGAGAAACTCGGAATAAAGTTCACGCTCGGGAGAGACGGAAGCGAGCCGAAAATCCAGCGCATGGGCGACCGCTTCGCTGTCGAGGTGAAGGGGAGGATACACTTCGATCTCTATCCCGTCATAAGGCGTACGATAAACCTGCCCACTTATACGCTTGAGGCGGTTTACGAGGCCGTCTTCGGGAAGCCAAAGGAGAAGGTTTACGCCGAGGAGATAACCGAGGCCTGGGAGAGCGGGGAAGGGCTCGAAAGGGTTGCCCGCTACTCGATGGAGGACGCGAAGGTGACCTACGAGCTCGGGAGGGAGTTCTTCCCGATGGAGGCCCAGCTTTCCCGTTTAATCGGCCAGAGCCTCTGGGACGTTTCACGGTCAAGCACGGGCAACCTCGTGGAGTGGTTCCTTCTGAGGAAGGCCTACGAGAGGAACGAACTGGCTCCAAACAAGCCCGACGAGAGGGAACTCGCGAGGCGGCGCGAGAGCTACGCGGGTGGCTACGTCAAGGAGCCTGAGCGCGGGCTGTGGGAGAACATTGTCTACCTAGATTTCATGAGCCTATACCCCTCAATCATCATAACCCACAACGTCTCGCCGGATACCCTCAACCGCGAGGGCTGTAGGGAGTACGACGTCGCCCCAGAGGTTGGACACAAGTTCTGCAAGGACTTCCCCGGCTTCATTCCGAGCCTACTCGGCGACCTGCTGGAGGAGAGGCAGAAGATAAAGCGGAAGATGAAGGCCACAATAGACCCGCTGGAGAAGAAGATACTCGATTACAGGCAACGGGCTATCAAAATCCTGGCCAATTCATATTACGGCTACTACGGCTACGCAAAAGCTCGCTGGTACTGCAGGGAGTGCGCCGAGAGCGTTACCGCCTGGGGAAGGGAGTACATAGAAACCACCATTCGCGAAATAGAGGAAAAGTTCGGCTTTAAAGTGCTCTACGCGGACACAGATGGCTTTTTTGCAACAATACCAGGAGCTAACGCCGAGACCGTGAAGAAGAAGGCCAGGGAGTTCCTCAAGTACATCAACGCAAAACTGCCAGGCCTGCTCGAGCTTGAGTACGAGGGCTTCTATCTAAGAGGGTTCTTCGTGACCAAAAAGAAGTACGCCCTGATAGACGAGGAGGGCAAAATAACAACGCGCGGGCTGGAGATAGTGAGGCGCGACTGGAGCGAGATAGCGAAGGAGACGCAGGCCAGAGTGCTTGAGGCGATACTCAAGCACGGTGACATCGAGGAGGCCGTTAGAATAGTCAAAGAGGTGACCGAAAAGCTGAGCAAGTATGAAGTCCCGCCCGAGAAGCTCGTAATCCACGAGCAGATAACGCGCGATTTGAGGGACTACAAGGCGACGGGCCCACACGTTGCAGTAGCAAAGCGCCTCGCGGCGAGGGGGGTGAAAATCCGTCCTGGAACGGTGATAAGCTACATCGTCCTCAGGGGAAGCGGAAGGATAGGCGACAGGGCTATTCCAGCGGACGAGTTCGACCCGACGAAGCACAAATACGACGCCGAATACTACATCGAGAACCAAGTTCTTCCCGCCGTCGAGAGGATTCTCAGGGCCTTCGGCTACAGGAAGGAGGACTTAAGGTATCAGAAGACGAAGCAGGTCGGTTTGGGCGCGTGGCTGAAGGTGAAGGGGAGGAAGTGA
- the vapB gene encoding type II toxin-antitoxin system VapB family antitoxin, producing the protein MAIVTVRVPDELKLKMKELDINWSEEIREFIRRRIDEEERKRRIQETLELAKASGSVSRGFAAKSVREDRDSH; encoded by the coding sequence ATGGCCATCGTTACTGTCCGCGTTCCCGATGAGTTGAAGCTCAAGATGAAGGAGCTTGACATAAACTGGAGCGAAGAGATTAGAGAGTTCATAAGAAGGCGCATAGACGAGGAAGAACGAAAGAGACGAATACAGGAAACATTAGAGCTTGCAAAGGCGAGTGGAAGCGTGAGCAGGGGTTTTGCAGCGAAGTCCGTGAGGGAGGACCGTGATAGTCATTGA
- a CDS encoding type II toxin-antitoxin system VapC family toxin has product MIVIDASALVKVVLQEPGWEEVPTEPHVATLDYALVEGMNAIWKAVRRGELTTEQGRVKVTVLKTLGSSITLFDARSFFERGLEIAFKENITIYDALYIALAEALKAKLLTADEKQYYAAKNYVEARLIR; this is encoded by the coding sequence GTGATAGTCATTGATGCCTCGGCCCTTGTGAAGGTCGTTTTGCAGGAACCCGGCTGGGAAGAAGTACCAACGGAGCCACACGTGGCGACGCTCGACTATGCACTCGTTGAGGGCATGAACGCAATCTGGAAGGCAGTGCGACGTGGAGAGCTAACAACTGAGCAGGGCAGGGTCAAGGTAACCGTCCTCAAAACGCTGGGAAGCTCGATAACACTTTTTGACGCCCGGAGTTTCTTCGAGAGGGGATTGGAGATAGCCTTTAAGGAGAACATCACAATCTACGACGCACTCTACATAGCGCTGGCGGAGGCTCTGAAGGCTAAACTGCTGACGGCGGACGAGAAGCAGTACTACGCTGCCAAAAATTACGTGGAAGCAAGACTTATCAGGTGA